The genomic window CGCGAAGCCGTCGCCGGCTTCGAGGCGTCCGGCGACCGCCACGGACTGGCGCTCGCGTTGCGCGCGTCGACGTACGCGATGAACAACATGGCGGAGAGCCTGGCGACTGTGGACCGGGCGGTCGCGATGCTGGAAGGTCTGGGGCCGAGCGAGGACCTGGTGCAGTTGCTGTCCGGGCAGGCCAGCCTCCGGCTGGTGGCGAGCCGCCGGGCCGGCGCGATCAGCGCCGCCGACCGTGCTCTGCGGATGGCGGCCGAGCACGGGTGGGCCGTACCGCACCGGGCGCTGGAGGCCCGTGGGCTGGCCCGGATCAGTCAGGGCGACACCGGTGGGCTGGTCGACGTCAAGGAGGCGTTGTCCGCGCTGCTCGACCTCGGCCGCGGGCGGGATGCGGCGGTGACCTGGCTGAACTACGGCTGGGTGCTGTGGCAGATCGAGGGTCCGGTGGTGGCCGAAGGTGAGTTGGCCACCGCCCGCGAGTTCGCCGTACGGCGCCGGCTGGTCGAGCTGGAGCAGCAGATCGGCTGCACCGTGCTGCAGTTGATGATCGAGACGGGCAGGCCCGAGGAGGCTATCGCGGCGTGCCGGGCGCAGCTCGCCGATCCCGGTCCGGCGTTCACCACGTTGCGCCGGATCGAGGTCCTTGCGGCGCTGGCCGTGGCTGAGCTCGAGTCCGGCGGCCGCCCGGACGCGGTGGAACCGTCTTCCGGTTCGGCTGCGGGCCCGGTGACGATCCGGGAGTACGCCGAGGAGGCGTACCGGCTGGCGGTCGATGCCGGTTGGCCTGATCTCATCGCCGTCGCCGCCTCGCCGGCCGCGACGGTGCGGGCCCTGCAGGACGATCGGAGCGGCGTACTGGAGATCCTGGAACTGTTGGCCGGGCTGTCCGATCTGCGGGGCAGCCTGGAGTTCGAGGCCAGGCTGCCGTCGTTGGTTCGAGCCGCTCTGCTCGCCGGCCATGCCGGACCCGCCGCGGCTCTCGCGGACCTGGTGGAGCCGGTGCTGCCGCTGCGTGAGTACTCGGTCGGGACCGCCCAGGCGCTGCTCGCCGAGCATCGCGGCGAGCTGGAGACCGCGGCCGCCGGATTCTCCCGGGCGGCCGCCGACTGGGGTGCCTTTGGCAACAAACTCGAACAGGCCCATGCCCTGCGTGGCCTGCATCGCAGCACCGGCGATCCGGACGCGCTCGTCCGGGCCGAGCAACTGTTCAGGACTCGGGATACTCCTTCTTGAAGAACCCGGACGGGCCCAGGTTCATCCCGCCCGGACCGGTGAGGACGCCGCCTTCGACCGGGAGGGTGTGGCCGGTGATCCAGGCGGCGTCGCCCGAGGCCAGGAAGGCGACCGCGGCGGCGATGTCCTCCGGTTCGCCGACCCGGCCGAGCGGGTACATCCTGCTGAAGCGTTCCAGGGTGCCCGGCTGGTGATCCCAGACCGGGGTCCGAATGGTGCCGGGGGCAACGACATTGAAGCGGACGCCGAGTTCGCCGTACCGGGCGGCGTAGTTGACCGTCATCGCGATCTGGCCGGCCTTGGCGGCGGCGTACTCGATGTTGCCGAAGGCAGCGAGTCCGTTGACCGAGCTGATCGTGACGACGTTGCCGCGGTTCTTCACCAGTTGCGGGAGCGCGGCCTGGATACAGCGCGAGGCGCCGACCAGGGTCAGGTCGAGTTGCGCGTGGAACTCCTCGGCGGACGCGTCCTCGGGGGCCGTCCGGACGATGCAGCCACCGGCGTTGTTGACCAGGACGTCCAGGCGGCCGAACCGCTCGGTCGCGGCCGCGACCGCCGCGTCCACGTCGGCGCGGTTCGTCACGTCGACGCGTAGCGGCAATGCCTGGTCGCCGATGCTCTTCGCGACCTCGGCGAGCTTGTCCTCCTGGAGGTCGGTCACCACCACCGCGGCGCCCTCGTCCGCCAGCCTGCGCGCGACCGCCGCACCGATACCCTGCGCGGCCGCGGTGATCAGCGCTACCTTGCCCTCGAATCGTTGCATTACCCCTCCAGGACTCGATCGACCTTCTCGTCCGCTACCCGGCGGTCCAGCTTCGACGCGTCCAGGTTGCGGCAGAGCACGATCGAACCACCTCCCGCGATCACTCCGATCAGCAGGTTGACCCCGTCCCGGTCGGTCAGGGTCCGGGTGGTGAGGATGCGGTCCGCGACGGGTTCCGCCGTACCGATCAGTTGCTCGTGGGTGAGTTCGTCGTACGCCGGGGAGGTGGGCGTCGGCGGGTCGTACGGCGAGAAGACGTCGGGGTGGTTGTAGACCTCCGCGCCGTAGTCGTGCACGCCGTCCGGGAGCGGGTCACGGAACCGGCCGCCGAGGGGGAGGAGTGCGGACGCGACGGTCTCCCGCTCGCCGCGGATCGCGAGCTCCGGGCCGGTGATCGCCAGCGTTCCGGTGCCGCTGGTCAGGGCTGCACCGGCCGACCAGGTGGACAGCGCCCAGACCACGCCGAGCCAGTGCGGCGGGAGGCCGATCGCGACGGTGTCGCCGGAGTCGACGTCGTACTCGTCCTGGAGCAGGTTGGCGGTCTTCGCCACCCAGTTCGCGGTGGTGACCGCGCTGAGTTCGATCCGCTCGCCGGTCGCGTCGTCGTAGTAGGTGAGGAACGGCTTGGCCCCGTCCCGGCGAACCGCGGCCGCGAACAGGTCGGGCAGGACTCGTGACATATGGCCCACCCTACGGTTCGCGCACAGGCGTACGTTGGAGGGGGAACAAGTGGAAAGAAGGGCTACCCATGGTGCCGGAGCTAGCGCTGCCCGAAGGCGGCGAATGGATCGTCATCCTCGTTATCGTCGTACTGCTGTTCGGAGCCAAGAAACTCCCCGAACTGACCCGCAACGCCGCCAAGGCGATGAAGGAGTTCGAAAAGGCCCGCCAAGGCTCGGACGACGAAACCCCGGCCCAGGTAACCCAGTCCCAACCCCAGGCAACCCAGCCCCCACCGCCCCAAGCCCAGCAGCCCATCCAGCCCCAGGCCGCACAGCCCCAACCGCAGGCGACCCAGCCGCAGGCGCAGGCCCCTCAGCCACCCCAGCCGCAGGCCCAGGTCCAGACCCAGCCGGTCGGCCCTCCTGCCCCGCAAGCTCCAGCCGCGCCGCACGCCACGCCCGCGCCGCAGCCACCCACGGACGGCACGCAGAACACCGGCCAGTAGCCCGCAGGACGCCCGCCTCGTCAGGTGAGTTCGGCTGCCGTGGTGCGTAGGGCTGCGGCTACTACGGCTGTTGGTTCTGGGAGGGGGCCCGGCATGCGGGCGAGGAGGGTGCGGCGGAGTTCTTGGGGGCCTCCGGTGACTGGGAGGATTTTGATGCCGGGTGGGACTGCGGGGGTGAGGGATGCGGGGATCGTGGTGATCCCGGCGCCGGCGGCGACCAGGTGGAGTTTGGCCAGCCAGTCGCGGGCCGTGTGGGCGATCAGCGGGCGCTCGTCAAGTCCGGGCCACACCCCCAACCACAGTTCACTGCTGGAAGCCGGCCCGGCGATCCAGCGTTGGCCGTGGAGGTCGGCGACCTCGACCGAGTCGTACGCCGCCAGCGGGTGACTGGCCGGCACCGCCAGGCGCAGGCTTCGTTCGGCCAGGGTCTCGAGTTCGAGCGCCGGTGATTCCGCGTCCGGCGGGCGGAACGGTGGCGCGGACGCGATCAGCGCCAGGTCGATCGTCCCGGCCCGGAGCGCCCGCACCAGCGCGGGCGTGGAACCCTCGCGCGTCGTCACAGTCACGGCCGGGTGCGTACGCCGTACCGCGCTGATTGCCCGTGGCAACAAAATCGCGCCGGCGCTGGGAAACCAACCGAGCCGCACGGTACCGCCCGCAGCCGGCAGCCCGGCGAGCTCCCGCGCTGTCGCGTCGAGCTGATCGAGGATCCCGGCCGCGGTCCGAAGTACGACCCGCCCGGACGCCGTCAGCTCGACCCCGTCGCGCCGCCGCTCCAGCAGCCGGCCCCCGGCGGCGCGTTCGAGTGTGGCGATCTGCCGGGAGACCGCGGACTGCGTGTACCCGAGCGCGCTCGCCGCAGCGGTGAACGTACCCCGCTCCGCCACCTCCCGGAACACCCGCAACGCGACCAGCGAGACGTCGGTGAGGTCCATGACATCTACGCATACCACGTGTGCCGAACTTTCGTTGGAGTCATGCCTCCCACGGACCTACGTTGAAGGCATGAGAACCGCACTGATCACCGGAGCCAACCAAGGCATCGGATATGCACTCGTAGCAGAACTCGCCGACCGGATGGACCCCGACGACCTCGTCATCCTCACCGGCCGCAACTCCGAACGCGTCGCCGCAGCGGCAAGCCGGCTCCAGGGAAAGGGCAAGGCCCGGGTCGAGGGGCGGGTGCTGGACGTCACCGATGGTGAGGCCGTGCGCCGGTTGGCCGTCGAGCTCGGCGGCGTGGACATCGTGGTGTCGAACGCGGTCGGGCCGTTGGAGCCGGGGAAGACCGCCGCGGAACAGGTGGACGAGTTCGTGGACGTGGCGAACCTCGGCGCGCAGTCGATACTGCGGGCGTTCGGGCCGATCCTGCGACCGGGTGGCCGGCTGATCGTGGTGGCGAGCTCGCTGGGGACGCTGGCACAGCTCCCGGAGAAGTTGTGGGACCGGTTCGACGGCGCCTCGCTGGAGGACGTCGAGAAGGTCGTCGAGGAGTGGCGTACGGCGGTACACGACGGTACGGCGGCCGCGGCCGGTTGGCCCGAATGGATCAACCTCCCGTCGAAGGTCGCCCAGGTGGCGGCGGTCCGCGCGGTTGCGGCGGAGCGTCGTACGACGGATCTCGCCGACGGCACGCTGGTCGCGTCGGTGTGCCCGGGGCTGGTCGACACCCGCGCCTCGCGGCCGTGGTTCGAGGACTTCAGCCAGGCGAAGTCGCCGGCCGACGCGGTCGTACCGATCGCGGACCTGATCCTCGCCGACCACGTCGACCCCGACCAGTACGGCGAACTGATCCGCGACGGCCAGGTCGTTCCGTGGAAGCCGTTCATCACCCAGTAAGGCGTTCTTCACCCTGAGTCAGGGCCGGCCACCGGCGAACGACCCCGCGGTCGTGCGGGTGCTCGAATTCCCATAGGGTCTTGTCATGCTGATCCTGGCCGGCCTGGCTCTGATCCTGGTGCTGACCGTTGCCACGGGCTACTTCGTCTCCCAGGAGTTCGCGTATGTCGCCGTCGACCGGAGCCGGCTGCGGACGCTGGCCGCGGACGGTGACCCGGCCGCCGCGCGGGCACTGAAGGTCACGTCGCGGCTGTCGTTCGTCCTGTCCGGCGCACAGGTCGGCATCACGATCACCGCGCTGCTCGCCGGGTACTTCGCCGAGCCCTACCTGGGCGAGGGCCTGGAGCACCTGCTCGGCGCGGCCGGCGTACCCAAGAGCGTGAGCCTGTCGATCTCGGTGGTCCTGGCGTTGCTGTTGGCAACGATCATCCAGATGGTGCTCGGCGAGCTGGCCCCGAAGAACCTGGCGATCGCGCGCGCCGAGGCGATCGCGCTGCGGCTGTCCAGGTCGACGCTGATGTACCTGGCGGTGGCCGGCCCGGTGATCCACCTGTTCGACTCCGCGTCGAACCGGATCCTCCGCCGGGTCGGCATCGAGCCGGTCGAGGAGCTGCCGCAGGGCGCGACCGCGCAGGAGCTCGACCGGATCATCGAGACGTCGTACGAACAGGGCCTGCTCGACGAGGACACCATGCGGCTGCTCGACCGCGGCCTGGACTTCCGCGGCCGGACCGCCGGCGAGGCGATGGTGCCGCGGGTCGACGTGGTCACCGTGCACCGCGACGAGCCGTTGACCCGCGTGGTCGAGCTGCAGGACACCGGGCACAGCCGGTTCCCGGTCGTCGGCGAGTCGGTCGACGAGGTGGTCGGCGTGGTCGCGATCGGCGACGTGGTCGAGCTCGAACCGGCCGACCGCGCGGCGATCGCGGTCGGATCGCTGGCGTCCCAGCCGGTCGTCGTACCGACGACGCTGCCGCTGCCCGCCGTACTGGAACGCCTGCGGGTCGCGCGCCGGCAGCTCGCGATCGTCGTCGACGAGTACGGCGGGTTCGCGGGCATCGTCTCGCTGGAGGACATCGCCGAGGAACTGGTCGGCGAGATCCGCGACGAGGACGACCTCCCCGAAACCGGGCTGGTGCAGGGCGGCGACGGCTCGTGGGTGGTACCGGCCAGATGGCGGCTCGACGAGGTCGCGGAGGCCACCGGCGTACCGCTGCCCGAGAGCGACGACTACGAGACCGTGTCCGGACTGGTGATGGCGCTGCTCGGGCGGATCCCCGCCGTCGGCGACACGCTCGTCGTCGACCTGCCGCAGCGGATCGACCACGACGGCAGGCCGTTGCCGGCGGAGTCCGTACGGCTCACGGTGCAGACGATCGAGCGCCGGGTGCCGGGCATCGTGATGATGGAACGAGTGGCATGAGTACGACGTGGGCGTTGCTCATCTCCGCCGTACTGCTGGCGCTGAACGGGTTCTTCGTCGCGGCCGAGTTCGCGTTGGTGGCGTCGAAACGGCACCGGCTCGAGGAGGCGGCCGCGTCCGGCAGCCGATCCGCACGGGCCGCGATCGCCGGCGTCAGCGAGTTGTCGCTGATGCTCGCGGGGGCGCAGCTCGGGATCACGTTGTGCACGCTGGGGCTCGGTTCGCTGAGCGAGCCGGCGGTCGCGCACCTGCTGCATCCGCTGTTCGAGCTGGCACACGTTCCCGAGGGCGTCGGGCATGTGATCGCCCTCGTCATCGCGGTCGGCGGTATCGGCCTGCTGCACGTGCTGCTCGGCGAAATGGCGCCGAAGTCGTGGGCGATCAGCAACCCGGAACGGTCGGCGTTGATCCTCGCGATGCCGTTCCGCGGGTTCACGTACGTGTTCCGCCCGCTGCTGAGCGTCCTGAACTGGATCGCGAACCTCTGCGTGCGGTTGATCGGCGTGACCCCGCAGAACGAGATCGCCAACGCACACGGTCCGGACGAGCTGCGGCTGCTGATCGAGTCGTCGCGCGAGCACGGCACGCTCGAAGAGCCCGAGCACGAACTGCTGACCGCGATGCTGGCGTTGCAGAACACCACGGTCGGTCAGGTGATGACGCCGATCGCGGAGCTGTCCACGGTCGCGTCGACCGCGTCGGCCCGCGAGGTCGAGCGGACCAGCCGGCGCGAAGGTCACTCGCGCCTGGCGGTGGTGAGGTCAGGTCCTGGATCACCAGGGATCTGTGGCATCGTGCACGTCCGCGACGCGGCCCGGGTGACGACCGCGGGCGACACGACGAGCCGGGCCGCGGACCTGATGACGGCGCCGCTCGAACTCGGTGCGAACACCCCGGTGGCGAAGGCGATCCGGACCATGCGCGAGGAACGCTCACAGCTCGCGGTCGTCCGCGGCGGGGACCAGGCGATCGGGGTCGTCGCGCTGGAGGACCTGCTCGAAGAGGTGATCGGTGAGTTCGACGACGAGACCGATCCGATCGTCAGGGCCGCTGAATAGCAGGGTTACGGTGTGGTGTGGCGATTAAACGGCTTGGCTTGGTGGTTCATCAGGGTCGTCCGACAGCGGTTGAGACCGCTGAGACGGTACGGCGCTGGGCGACCGCTCACGGTATCGGCTGTACCGACATCGACGTCTGGAAGGACCACCAGGAACGCCGTACCGGTACCGACGAGCTGCATCACGCCGGCGACCCGGACCTGGTCGTCACGCTCGGCGGCGACGGGACGTTCCTGCGCGGCGCGCGGATCGCGGCGAAGAACAACGCCGCCGTCCTCGGGGTCGATCTCGGCAAGGTCGGGTTCCTGACCGAGGTCGCCTGCAAGGACGTCGAGGCCGCGCTCGAAGCGGTGCACCACGGCGGCGCGACGTACGAGGAACGGATGACGCTGACGATGCGCGCGTCGCGGCCGTTGGAGATCCCGGCCGGCATCGAGTCGCTGCTGCGGTACGGGCACGGGCCGTCGCTTCCACCGCCGCCGGTGCGGCACGAGATGGCCGAGGGCGACGGGTGGGGGATGGCGCTCGACGTGACCGCGTTGAACGACGTCGTGGTGGAGAAGCTGGCGCGCGATCACCAGGTCGCGTTGGGCGTGTACCTGTCCGGGCGGCTGCTGGCGTCGTACTCCGCCGATGCCGTGATCGTGGCGACGCCGACCGGGTCGACGGCGTACAGCTTCGCGGCCGGTGGGCCGATCCTGTCGCCGAACACCGAGGCGATCGTGTTCACTCCGGTCGCGCCGCACATGACGTTCAACCGTACGGTCGTCGCGGCGCCGGACGAGCCGATCGCGCTGCGGGTGCTGCCGCATTCGGGGCAGGCGGCGGTGAGCATCGACGGGCAGCTGCGCGGCGTACTCGATCCGGGGGACTGGATCGGGGTGTACGGGTCACCGCGGCGGCTGCGGTTGGTACGGCTTCGGCCGACCGACTTCTACGGGCGGCTGCGAGACAGGTTCCGGCTCACGGACGCGCCCGCGACCGCGCTGGACGGCGAGGCCGAACTGTTCTGGCAGCCCGCGGATACGCCTGTCCCACCGGACCTTCAGCACTTGCGTCTGTCGCCTGGTGACGACCGGTAGGGTCTCTCCATGCGAAACGTGGTGATCCTCGCCGGTGGTTCGGGGACGCGGTTGTGGCCGATGTCCAGAGACGACCGGCCGAAGCAGGTGCTGCCGTTGGCGGCCGGCCAGTCGCTGCTGCGGGTGGCGTACAACCGGCTGCTCGGACTCGTCGACCCGGAGAACATCTACGTCTGCACGGTCGGCGCGATCACCGACGTCGTCCGCAAGGAACTCCCCGAGCTCGGCCCGCACAACATCATCGGCGAACCCGCCCGGCGCGATACCGCGAACGCGATCGGCCTCGCCTCGGCCGTGGTGGCGCGCAACGATCCGGACGCCGTCGTCGCGTTCGTCGGCTCCGACCACCTGATCAGCCCCGAGCAGGAGTTCCGGGACGCGATCGAGCAGGGCTTCGAGGTCGTCGAGGCGCGCCCCCGGTCCCTGGTCACGTTCGGGATCGAGCCGACCCACCCGCACACCGGCCTCGGCTACATCGAGCGCGGCGCGCCGATCGAGGGCACCACGGCGTACGTCGTCGACCGCTTCCGCGAGAAGCCGGACCGCGAGACCGCCGAGGAGTACCTGGCCACCGGACGGTTCTGGTGGAACTCCGGCATGTTCGTGTGGCGCGCATCGACCGTGCTGAACGTCCTCGACACCCTGCTGCCCGAATCGGCCGCCCGATTGCGCGACGTCGCCGCGGTCTGGGACACACCGGCCCGCGAGCAGACCCTCGCCGAGATCTACCCGAACCTCCGCAAGATCAGCATCGACTACGCCGTGATGGAACCGGCGTCCCAGGGCAAGGTCGACGCGGACGTGGTCGTCGTACCGATGCCCGTCCACTGGCTCGACGTCGGCTCCTGGGCCGCGCTGGCCGACACCTACACCGCCGACCCCAACGGCAACCGCACCGACGGCGCCACCCTCAGCTGCCTGCTCGATTCCCACGACAACATCATCGTCACCGACGACCCCGACCACCTGGTCGCAACCGTCGGCCTGCGCAGCCACATCATCGTCCACACCCAAGACGTCACCATGGTCTGCCCCCTCTCCGACGGCGAACGAGTAAAAGACCTGGTAGCCCAAGTCCAGTCAGAC from Kribbella jejuensis includes these protein-coding regions:
- a CDS encoding LysR family transcriptional regulator, translating into MDLTDVSLVALRVFREVAERGTFTAAASALGYTQSAVSRQIATLERAAGGRLLERRRDGVELTASGRVVLRTAAGILDQLDATARELAGLPAAGGTVRLGWFPSAGAILLPRAISAVRRTHPAVTVTTREGSTPALVRALRAGTIDLALIASAPPFRPPDAESPALELETLAERSLRLAVPASHPLAAYDSVEVADLHGQRWIAGPASSSELWLGVWPGLDERPLIAHTARDWLAKLHLVAAGAGITTIPASLTPAVPPGIKILPVTGGPQELRRTLLARMPGPLPEPTAVVAAALRTTAAELT
- a CDS encoding SDR family NAD(P)-dependent oxidoreductase → MRTALITGANQGIGYALVAELADRMDPDDLVILTGRNSERVAAAASRLQGKGKARVEGRVLDVTDGEAVRRLAVELGGVDIVVSNAVGPLEPGKTAAEQVDEFVDVANLGAQSILRAFGPILRPGGRLIVVASSLGTLAQLPEKLWDRFDGASLEDVEKVVEEWRTAVHDGTAAAAGWPEWINLPSKVAQVAAVRAVAAERRTTDLADGTLVASVCPGLVDTRASRPWFEDFSQAKSPADAVVPIADLILADHVDPDQYGELIRDGQVVPWKPFITQ
- a CDS encoding SDR family NAD(P)-dependent oxidoreductase — encoded protein: MQRFEGKVALITAAAQGIGAAVARRLADEGAAVVVTDLQEDKLAEVAKSIGDQALPLRVDVTNRADVDAAVAAATERFGRLDVLVNNAGGCIVRTAPEDASAEEFHAQLDLTLVGASRCIQAALPQLVKNRGNVVTISSVNGLAAFGNIEYAAAKAGQIAMTVNYAARYGELGVRFNVVAPGTIRTPVWDHQPGTLERFSRMYPLGRVGEPEDIAAAVAFLASGDAAWITGHTLPVEGGVLTGPGGMNLGPSGFFKKEYPES
- a CDS encoding NAD(+)/NADH kinase; translated protein: MVHQGRPTAVETAETVRRWATAHGIGCTDIDVWKDHQERRTGTDELHHAGDPDLVVTLGGDGTFLRGARIAAKNNAAVLGVDLGKVGFLTEVACKDVEAALEAVHHGGATYEERMTLTMRASRPLEIPAGIESLLRYGHGPSLPPPPVRHEMAEGDGWGMALDVTALNDVVVEKLARDHQVALGVYLSGRLLASYSADAVIVATPTGSTAYSFAAGGPILSPNTEAIVFTPVAPHMTFNRTVVAAPDEPIALRVLPHSGQAAVSIDGQLRGVLDPGDWIGVYGSPRRLRLVRLRPTDFYGRLRDRFRLTDAPATALDGEAELFWQPADTPVPPDLQHLRLSPGDDR
- a CDS encoding twin-arginine translocase TatA/TatE family subunit, producing MVPELALPEGGEWIVILVIVVLLFGAKKLPELTRNAAKAMKEFEKARQGSDDETPAQVTQSQPQATQPPPPQAQQPIQPQAAQPQPQATQPQAQAPQPPQPQAQVQTQPVGPPAPQAPAAPHATPAPQPPTDGTQNTGQ
- a CDS encoding hemolysin family protein codes for the protein MSTTWALLISAVLLALNGFFVAAEFALVASKRHRLEEAAASGSRSARAAIAGVSELSLMLAGAQLGITLCTLGLGSLSEPAVAHLLHPLFELAHVPEGVGHVIALVIAVGGIGLLHVLLGEMAPKSWAISNPERSALILAMPFRGFTYVFRPLLSVLNWIANLCVRLIGVTPQNEIANAHGPDELRLLIESSREHGTLEEPEHELLTAMLALQNTTVGQVMTPIAELSTVASTASAREVERTSRREGHSRLAVVRSGPGSPGICGIVHVRDAARVTTAGDTTSRAADLMTAPLELGANTPVAKAIRTMREERSQLAVVRGGDQAIGVVALEDLLEEVIGEFDDETDPIVRAAE
- a CDS encoding hemolysin family protein; this encodes MLILAGLALILVLTVATGYFVSQEFAYVAVDRSRLRTLAADGDPAAARALKVTSRLSFVLSGAQVGITITALLAGYFAEPYLGEGLEHLLGAAGVPKSVSLSISVVLALLLATIIQMVLGELAPKNLAIARAEAIALRLSRSTLMYLAVAGPVIHLFDSASNRILRRVGIEPVEELPQGATAQELDRIIETSYEQGLLDEDTMRLLDRGLDFRGRTAGEAMVPRVDVVTVHRDEPLTRVVELQDTGHSRFPVVGESVDEVVGVVAIGDVVELEPADRAAIAVGSLASQPVVVPTTLPLPAVLERLRVARRQLAIVVDEYGGFAGIVSLEDIAEELVGEIRDEDDLPETGLVQGGDGSWVVPARWRLDEVAEATGVPLPESDDYETVSGLVMALLGRIPAVGDTLVVDLPQRIDHDGRPLPAESVRLTVQTIERRVPGIVMMERVA
- a CDS encoding mannose-1-phosphate guanylyltransferase, with translation MRNVVILAGGSGTRLWPMSRDDRPKQVLPLAAGQSLLRVAYNRLLGLVDPENIYVCTVGAITDVVRKELPELGPHNIIGEPARRDTANAIGLASAVVARNDPDAVVAFVGSDHLISPEQEFRDAIEQGFEVVEARPRSLVTFGIEPTHPHTGLGYIERGAPIEGTTAYVVDRFREKPDRETAEEYLATGRFWWNSGMFVWRASTVLNVLDTLLPESAARLRDVAAVWDTPAREQTLAEIYPNLRKISIDYAVMEPASQGKVDADVVVVPMPVHWLDVGSWAALADTYTADPNGNRTDGATLSCLLDSHDNIIVTDDPDHLVATVGLRSHIIVHTQDVTMVCPLSDGERVKDLVAQVQSDHARYL
- a CDS encoding TIGR03089 family protein; protein product: MSRVLPDLFAAAVRRDGAKPFLTYYDDATGERIELSAVTTANWVAKTANLLQDEYDVDSGDTVAIGLPPHWLGVVWALSTWSAGAALTSGTGTLAITGPELAIRGERETVASALLPLGGRFRDPLPDGVHDYGAEVYNHPDVFSPYDPPTPTSPAYDELTHEQLIGTAEPVADRILTTRTLTDRDGVNLLIGVIAGGGSIVLCRNLDASKLDRRVADEKVDRVLEG